Proteins from a genomic interval of Ferrovibrio terrae:
- a CDS encoding VOC family protein, producing MIKVHAYIEVTTAEDGIAFYCDGLGLKLKRQYSQRWIELAGANTPVFLLASRTPTADLGDRMVERNYDRHWTPVHLDFVVDDLDTVLARLLERGGRLDRPVKSRDYGRIANMADPFGNGFDLIEFSGSGYENLPL from the coding sequence ATGATCAAGGTCCATGCCTATATCGAAGTCACGACTGCGGAAGACGGCATCGCCTTCTACTGTGACGGCCTGGGCTTGAAGCTGAAGCGTCAATACAGTCAGCGCTGGATTGAACTCGCGGGTGCCAATACACCGGTCTTTCTGCTCGCCAGCCGGACTCCGACCGCCGATCTTGGCGACAGGATGGTCGAGCGCAATTACGACCGGCACTGGACGCCGGTGCACCTCGATTTCGTTGTCGATGACCTGGATACAGTGTTGGCGCGGCTGCTGGAGCGTGGCGGACGGCTCGATCGACCAGTGAAGTCACGCGACTACGGTCGCATCGCCAACATGGCCGATCCCTTCGGCAACGGTTTTGACCTGATCGAATTTTCTGGCAGCGGGTATGAAAATCTGCCGCTGTAA
- a CDS encoding PAS domain-containing protein, producing the protein MTISQSTERPFNALLGDVALPSHRLMVQHWLDLYAAAGNRVPFWRKLDPLQFPSALADIWIVELRDNGRLYFHLVGQSLVDWYGYSPKGKSMEEVYPPAMVPLINALSQGVLGRPAINYQKAFSLTPHWSVAIPMERIALPLTDEQGRLRWVAGITTFLDSHGHGSGPVSSRVAEECWYPLP; encoded by the coding sequence GCCCTGCCCAGCCATCGCCTGATGGTGCAGCACTGGCTCGACCTCTATGCCGCCGCGGGAAATCGCGTGCCGTTCTGGCGCAAGCTCGATCCGCTGCAATTCCCCTCGGCGCTGGCCGATATCTGGATTGTGGAATTGCGCGACAACGGCCGCCTGTATTTTCATCTCGTCGGCCAGAGCCTGGTGGACTGGTATGGCTACAGCCCGAAGGGCAAGTCGATGGAAGAGGTCTATCCGCCCGCCATGGTGCCGCTGATCAATGCCCTGTCGCAGGGCGTTCTGGGCAGGCCGGCAATCAATTACCAGAAAGCCTTCAGCCTGACGCCGCACTGGAGCGTGGCCATCCCGATGGAACGCATCGCCCTGCCGCTGACCGACGAACAGGGCCGCCTGCGCTGGGTCGCCGGCATCACCACCTTCCTCGACAGCCACGGCCATGGCAGCGGCCCGGTGTCGTCGCGTGTCGCCGAGGAATGCTGGTATCCACTGCCGTAA